A stretch of Branchiostoma lanceolatum isolate klBraLanc5 chromosome 14, klBraLanc5.hap2, whole genome shotgun sequence DNA encodes these proteins:
- the LOC136448294 gene encoding uncharacterized protein encodes MSSEKMLVEGPVPEYDRGSREQHALLKTAVGFLMGGLAVSLIFQVTAMYNSNDQTVAALRERIAVLETRVQDMSVSPGQSGWTQGAQEAETGTGNTEAHKRAKRQSVSSVIGPCKDGKDGRDGRDGRDGTPGVQGPPGCCYNSSYLQGPPEPERPPEPPGEVNDSDYYNYRDELAQSICTAAADQSGDIFAIRRDCRSNGDGLTCNEMCTSLKGAMLSAVGGVRSTSECFDGVHVYMGRPVLSPDHVAGAGKVGLAAYRYFSSGCIFAANVCGPNYCCCRLR; translated from the exons ATGAGTTCCGAGAAAATGCTCGTAGAGGGACCAGTGCCGGAGTACGACCGTGGTAGTAGGGAACAACATGCTTTACTAAAAACTGCCGTGGGTTTTTTGATGGGAGGTCTCGCGGTCAGTCTTATTTTCCAGGTAACGGCCATGTACAACTCAAACGACCAAACCGTCGCCGCCTTGCGTGAACGTATCGCTGTTCTGGAGACCAGAGTCCAAGACATGTCGGTCTCTCCCGGGCAATCCGGCTGGACACAGGGCGCACAG GAAGCCGAGACAGGTACCGGCAACACAGAAGCACACAAGAGGGCCAAAAGGCAGTCTGTGTCATCAGTCATTGGCCCCTGCAAAGATGGTAAAGACGGAAGGGACGGAAGAGACGGCAGAGATGGGACACCTGGCGTACAAGGTCCACCTGGATGCTGTTACAATAGTAGTTATTTACAG GGTCCCCCTGAACCAGAGCGCCCCCCTGAACCACCAGGCGAAGTGAATG ACTCAGACTACTACAACTACCGTGATGAACTGGCGCAGAGCATCTGTACAGCGGCCGCCGACCAATCAGGAGACATCTTCGCCATCCGACGGGACTGCAGATCTAACGGGGACGGTCTGACGTGCAACGAAATGTGCACGTCCCTCAAAGGAGCTATGCTATCAGCAGTCGGCGGCGTTCGAAG TACCTCAGAGTGCTTTgatggtgtacatgtgtacatgggtCGTCCAGTCCTTTCACCGGACCATGTGGCTGGCGCTGGGAAGGTTGGCCTTGCAGCATATCGCTATTTCAGTAGTGGCTGTATCTTCGCAGCTAACGTCTGCGGACCCAACTACTGTTGCTGTCGTCTTCGCTAG
- the LOC136448295 gene encoding probable bifunctional dTTP/UTP pyrophosphatase/methyltransferase protein isoform X2 produces the protein MLQPLLPKLLEQRIVLASGSPRRQEILKRIGLKFEVVPSKFEENLKKSSFAGPHEYATATARGKALEVADRLYNQVKKPDLIIGADTVVSLGSDIIEKPADEDDAFRILKRLNAKKHEVVTGVVLVVPSLTGTEKYDTVEFHESTEVCFGDLTDEMLKAYVATGEPMDKAGGYGIQAIGSSLVQGIHGDYFNVEGFPVYHFCKKLVQVYRERQQSSAPRTDQHS, from the exons ATGCTGCAACCTCTTCTTCCAAAGCTCCTTGAACAGAGGATTGTTCTCGCCAGCGGATCTCCTAGGAGACAGGAAATCTTAAAGAGGATA GGCTTGAAGTTTGAAGTTGTTCCGTCCAAGTTTGAAGAGAACCTGAAGAAGTCGTCCTTTGCAGGCCCCCATGAGTATGCCACGGCCACGGCCAGAGGGAAGGCTCTGGAGGTGGCTGACAGACTATATAATCAG GTTAAAAAGCCGGACCTCATAATAGGAGCAGATACTGTTGTG TCCCTGGGAAGTGACATCATAGAAAAGCCTGCAGATGAGGACGACGCTTTCAGGATACTGAAGAG GTTGAATGCAAAAAAACACGAGGTCGTCACAGGTGTTGTACTGGTTGTACCTTCCCTCACAG GTACGGAGAAATATGACACAGTAGAGTTCCACGAGTCTACAGAAGTCTGTTTTGGGGACCTGACAGATGAGATGCTGAAGGCTTATGTAGCAACAGGGGAACCCAT gGACAAGGCAGGGGGTTATGGGATTCAGGCCATCGGTTCCAGCCTTGTGCAGGGAATCCATGGGGACTACTTTAATGTGGAAGGATTTCCTGTTTACCACTTCTGCAAAAAG ttggTACAAGTGTACAGAGAGAGACAGcaaagttcagcaccaaggacggacCAACATTCCTGA
- the LOC136448295 gene encoding probable bifunctional dTTP/UTP pyrophosphatase/methyltransferase protein isoform X1: MLQPLLPKLLEQRIVLASGSPRRQEILKRIGLKFEVVPSKFEENLKKSSFAGPHEYATATARGKALEVADRLYNQVKKPDLIIGADTVVSLGSDIIEKPADEDDAFRILKRLNAKKHEVVTGVVLVVPSLTDTGTEKYDTVEFHESTEVCFGDLTDEMLKAYVATGEPMDKAGGYGIQAIGSSLVQGIHGDYFNVEGFPVYHFCKKLVQVYRERQQSSAPRTDQHS, encoded by the exons ATGCTGCAACCTCTTCTTCCAAAGCTCCTTGAACAGAGGATTGTTCTCGCCAGCGGATCTCCTAGGAGACAGGAAATCTTAAAGAGGATA GGCTTGAAGTTTGAAGTTGTTCCGTCCAAGTTTGAAGAGAACCTGAAGAAGTCGTCCTTTGCAGGCCCCCATGAGTATGCCACGGCCACGGCCAGAGGGAAGGCTCTGGAGGTGGCTGACAGACTATATAATCAG GTTAAAAAGCCGGACCTCATAATAGGAGCAGATACTGTTGTG TCCCTGGGAAGTGACATCATAGAAAAGCCTGCAGATGAGGACGACGCTTTCAGGATACTGAAGAG GTTGAATGCAAAAAAACACGAGGTCGTCACAGGTGTTGTACTGGTTGTACCTTCCCTCACAG ATACAGGTACGGAGAAATATGACACAGTAGAGTTCCACGAGTCTACAGAAGTCTGTTTTGGGGACCTGACAGATGAGATGCTGAAGGCTTATGTAGCAACAGGGGAACCCAT gGACAAGGCAGGGGGTTATGGGATTCAGGCCATCGGTTCCAGCCTTGTGCAGGGAATCCATGGGGACTACTTTAATGTGGAAGGATTTCCTGTTTACCACTTCTGCAAAAAG ttggTACAAGTGTACAGAGAGAGACAGcaaagttcagcaccaaggacggacCAACATTCCTGA